From Plasmodium cynomolgi strain B DNA, chromosome 9, whole genome shotgun sequence:
tttttttatttaaaaatatgaatgaaacaaatatttgcatgaaaaaaaatgttacgcTGAGCCAGCGTTCTGGGAGAGGAATTGGTTGGGAAtggggaattaaaaaagcaaaagaaaaaaaaatacggcGAGTACATATGTGCAGTGCGGAATGCTGATCTGTTCgtaacaaaatggcacaacTGTTTGGCTCTTCTGTTAAttgtttattaaaaaggacaaaacAAATGGGGGATACCTCTTGGAAGATGAAGCAAATAGGAAATTATGTTTCGTTCTACAACAGGGGCTGCGTGCTACGTCATGTGTCGCGTCGCGGTGGGGCccatgggggggaaaaatttTCCGCGTTTTTTTGCGGAGCGCTTTGCGGCGTGCTTTGCGGTGTGCTTTTCGGCGTACTTGTCCGTATTTTTCTCGTACTTTTTTGCGTCACTTTTCGCGcgatttgtttcttcttcccttttgcatttttcagTCTTTAATctgcgggaaaaaaaagccaagTAGTGACCACAGAGGTATTTACCTCTTTTGACTGCTGCCAGCGGGGCGTCATACCGCGTCAAGGGGAGCGCCCCAATTGGGGGATCCATGTGTACACTCCTTAACTTAGCAGTAGGGTACTCCCAGACATATTTTCCCTGCCCATTTGCTCACatgaacagttttttttttttttcaattcgcAGAGTTTTCTTCGTTTACCTTCTTTTCCATGACATATGGAGGTTTCCCGTGGCTGGCTGCTAGCATGTTTTGGAGCCGCTAGAGGGGACTACCGCATTTGCGTGCGAAGGTACATAAGTGGTATGCACAGTCAAGCGCATCCCCGTGCGGGCAACGGGCATGACGAGTAAAGCGCGAATTCCCTCGAatttgaacaaataaaaaaaaaaagggggaatgaGGAAATTACCTCAGctgtataaaattaatttggcGTGAAGTGCGGAGAATGGCGGATTATGCTCGGTTTGGAAGGCGCGCGGGGAGAGCCCAAGCGGTGAAGAAGTTAAACCGTTAGGAAGTTAAACGATAGGAAGTTAAAACGTTAGGAAGCTAAAACGGGCGAAGTTAAAGTGCCGGAAAAATTGCTAGGCAAATGCGTGGAGGACTTGGCCGGGAGCCTCTCGTATTTCTTCGCAGCTGCTAATTTTACCGAGCATTTCCAGCGTGCTTGTGTGAAGCCTACCAAATTATCACCAGgacacacacacgtgtgtgtacGCATGCAAGTATATCAGCAttcatatgtacacgtgTGTATGCCGAAACTTGCTTCCCTTCCGTTCTCCCAAAACACGTACCGCATTGAACAAATCACCActtaaggttttttttttttttttttttttcccaccttgAAGACTTTcccatttaaaatatgtatcaaaaaaaaaaaaaaaaaatctccatTTTGGGCATAACTAGCTAGCAATTTGTTAGTACAGTATGAGGCACAAAGGAAGGGTACTGAACgtccctcctttttgtatgcatttATTTGGGACGAGACGCAGATTGCGGGGGAAGGAAAACCCGCCGATTGGCAAAACAGGAAGTGGACATAAGTGAAGACGCTCAGCAGAATGGCGAGTTGTGTTTTCAGCAAGAcggaaaagaaggaactgCAGATGTTGAAGAATCACTTTAGGGTTATTCACCCAGGTGTAACCCAACCAGACAAGGTGATAtacaaaaggaggagggggaagaggaTGAGACAGGAAATTTACCTGCATGGGAATTACCCCAACTACTTTTACGAAAGGTActggaagaggaaaaaaaagtgtgaagaAATCTCTCAAGGTGGGGCGGTCACCCAAGGTGGGGCAGTCACCCAAGGTGGGGTAGTCACCCAAGATGGAGCAATCACCCAAGGTGGGGTAGTCACACAAGGTGGAACAATCACCCAAGGTGAAGATGAAGAGGccaaggagaagaaagaagcAGATGAGCAATGCAAAGCGAATGAACGAATTTGCAAGGTGATGGAAGTTGGCGAGGGGGATAAGAAGCCAATTATTGATGATTACAGATTAACCCACGTGGATAACCTCATGAAGGGTATTTTTTATGGCAAGGATATCCTGGACGTTGGCTGCAATTGTGGAGTAACCACCTTTTTGCTTAGTCTTAAGTATAAGTGCCGAGTTGTTAATGCCATTGATATTGATTACAACCTCATTAATAACAACGTTACTTTGCTGAGGATTTTCATCGAATTTGTTTTAGTGTATAACAGCCAGAACCACGTGGTGCCCTTTTTCCTGCGCCGCCGCAACTTGACGCAAATGCAGAGGGATATCTTCCTCGAGGTGCACCTCCTGCTCGAAGCGGTAAAgggtgaagcggcggggGGTAAAATAGAGGAAGCGGCGGGGGGTAAAATAGAGGAAGCggcgggggggaaaatggaggaagcggCGGGGGGTAAAATAGACGAAGTGGCGGGCGGCAAAATAGACGAAGCGGTAAAAAGTGATGCGGCAAAAAGCGATGCGGAAAAAAGCGACGGGGCAAAAAGCGATGCGGCAAAAAGCGATGCGGAAAAAAGCGACGCGGCAAAAAGCGACGCGGCGGGGGGCAAACCCGAGAGCGACCACAAAATGGCCCCCACGCGCGAACACGTCTTCCCCTTCAACATATATTTCTCCTGCTCGAACATTTTTGACCAAGTGTTCCAAACCGCGCAGAGCAAGTACGACGTAATTATTTGCTTCTCTGTGTTGAAGTGGATACACCTGAACTATGGAGATGCTCAGGTGATTCTCTTTTTCGATCGCATCCACAGTCTGCTAAAAGAAGGAGGGCATTTCGTCCTGGAGTATCacaacgaaataaaatacaaGGTTAAGAAATGTGACAGGGATTATTATACGCACGAGACAAAGCTgagttataaaaattttgatgcCATTGCTCGGGGGGCGTATCAAAATAGCAGTAGGATGAATCTCGTTGAACGCACGATTTTTGACGCCAACTGGGAAGAAGGCCCAAGTGGGAGGAAGAAAGAGCCCGGCATGTTCAGCAGAATTGTTTGCATTTATCAGAAGGTGTAAAATGTGGGATGTACGCCAATGCATATAGACAtacctgttcattttgttcgtgtccttttttttttttgctccttaCGTTGCGCATGCTCGTATGTATGAACATAGGTTATGCCGCTCGGATGAGGCGCAAATACTGTTTACCGTCACATATAGGGGCATGTCCTtatttgtccattttgttacgCACGCAGAGGTGCGTCTGCTCAGGTGAGCGTTTGTAGAGGCCAAAGCGGCACCCACCCGCCTGGCGAAATATTTACCAGCACATtttcgacaaaaaaaaagttaccttTGCGTAAAAGGAATACATGCAGGTGTGCACGGGGGTGTACGTGCGGGTGTACGTGAGTGTATAAGCAGATGGCGCGATGGGGCGAAACTGCAAAGCGGAGCAAACACACCCGAGGAGGAGATCTACACAAGGGGGATGAAGTTCCACTGGGGGAAATTTAGCAGCATAGCAGCGTACGAAATGGGGTGCGCCCCAACTTCGCCTCCTCCTCCGGCGCTCACGCGACACAAATCGGGAGGGGCTCAAAACACGGGGCGTGCCCACGCAATGGCGGTGCTACgagttaaatataaaaattaatttgtcgAGGTTAATTAAGCTTATCTCTAGGTAGTCCACGGCATACTCGCGCGACGTCaagctgattttttttttattctgatGGCTTTTGCTCGCTGTGTTGGAGCTCTGATTGGTAGATACGTTATGTCCGGAGGGGGGTCCCTGGCTAGTACGCAGGTCTGGCGGGGGGTCCTTGCCAACCTCGTTCGCACAAATGTTGGACTTATTGTGGAGCGtgtttatttcattattctCGTGAAGCTTCcgtatgtaaatatttttggcgATCGTAAATAAATTCTCCTTTATCTTATTAGTTGTGTAATACACGTTGGTAGAGAAGGACAAGGAGTGCTTAATGTATGTTTTGTTAACGTTACTGTTGTTACACTCATGACATTTGATGTACCCATGGTACAgcaaattatataatttttttcttacatcATTTAGTGGGATTAAGACATTTTCACTTATCACCTCATCATTAACTTTTTGTTCAGGTGTGGCTATGAGAAAATTCCAAATGCGTAAAGCGCCTGAcccgttcatattttctataatatttgttgtaattttatttttgtaaatatttttaatattggAAAAATCAGCAGCATATGTTATCATTTCATTACATTGTGTTTTTACCAACTGGTCTGGATATTTGATTAAgttgtttaaattttgtaaaacgaCATTTCTgtccatatatatattttttttttttaaattggctattacatatttttccacattttcaaAGGTACAAAATGAGGGTGTgtgtttataattattttcttcaacgCAGTAACTGAgttgaacattttttaataaaaaaaaaaagatgcctTTTTCGACTTCGTTAAAATTGTAATAGTGCGTTATGAAGTTAAAACACTCTTGCTTTAGGTAGAGGATGGTCAGCACTTCGTTGTTTGCTTGGAAGTATGTAAATCGGTTATCCAGATAGTCCAAGAGGTCATTTTGCATGTTATCCTTATTTGTATACCTGTCCGTTGTGTTTTCCCTGGGGTCGAAATATTCATACTGGTTTTCTCTATTCATCGGTGTGTGATTCTTCCTGTCTGTCGCTTGGACATTCATGGTGTTGGAGCGATCAAAGGGGGTGCTGCTCCTGGGATAGGAACTTCCTCCCCCCGGGTATGAGTTAGTCCCTAAATAGGAACTCCCCCCTGGGTAAGCACTACTTATGATGCTGTTATTATCCTCGTTCAGGTAGCTACTACTACCGAGGGGGTCCAAACTTCTGTTCCTCTCTCCACTCATGGAGAATAAATTTCCATCAAAGGAATCGTTATTGGTAAAATTTctacaattatatttttcccctggTTCATTCTCCGTTGTCTTTCTCCGTTTCGCATTTTCAACCATACCTAGTACATCTCTCGTAATTTTCGCTCCCTGTTTGTTGCTGTCATTTGGGTAGGCGTTCGTTACAGGATTGTATCCGCTCATGCTATTCACATTGTCGACTGCAGAGAAGAGGAAGCTGTCATTGGAACTGTTGAACGACTCGTTGGAGTGTTGTTGGTTATTCCTGTCAAACTGCGTGGAGTTTAAAAGGCTGTTTGTTCGGTTCCATCCTTGGTGGTTGGGGTGAGCCGTATGAGCAGTGCGCGTTTTACCCTTGCTATAAATGGCTGAGTTCGTCCTTTGAGCATTTGCCTCCACTCTGTTCATACCCACGTGGTTGTTTCGATTGGGGTGATATACAGCAGCATAGTTATTCGCGTACGGTGAGGGGTCCACTCTCGCGTTAATGTAATTTATCGACTGATCATACTTGCTGGTACGATCATTACTACTTGTGTCATTTTCACATGCatgttcattaaaatatttgcacttttttatatattttttttaacaattgcaaaaaaattaattttagtttttttttctttatatttgggatttcctttttacacaCTTCTACGTAATCGTCTTGCTTCAGATTTTTTACACACGCGTCGATTGTgattcttccatttttaattactcTTAAGAGGATAACCTTTTCGATGAAGTTTATAATATCTCTTTTGGATGATGTCTCCTCGGCACtgttttcctcctcttcttggACAGTACTACTGTTATTATCGTGTATCATGTCTGATGTGAAGAAGTTGTAACTCATAATACTGTGCGTTGCtgagggaggaaaaacagCATCGTTTGTCGtggtcatattttttcccttattcTTACCTGTAGCAGCGGTAGGGATTGAGTCAACCGCAGAGGAGGTGCCACATACGTGGTGGTACTCTGACATGTCATCAGTGCCTCCACTTTTAACGCGAGTCGGGTGCATGTAGTAAAATATGGAGGAATATCTAACAAGGGCGTAGATATTATTAACGACGACCCAGTACTCCACTCtcttaattttgcaaatgcaGGAGGCGCAGCTACAGCCCTTCATATACTTGTAGCTTCCGTGGTACGTCAAGAAGCGCATTTCTTCTCTCAGGTTGGTTTTGCTGCGTCGTTCCTCCATGGCTTGGTCGTCCTCTGCGTCGTTCTCTGCGTCACCCTCTGCGTCATCATCGGCATCGCCCGTAGGGGGGCCATTTTGAGGTGCCCCCTCTTCCTCTGCTTCACCTGCGTGGACTACTTCGCCAGCTACGTTGACTATTTCTCCAGCTTCGTCACCTTTGCCTGCTTCTATCGGTGCTGTCGAGCCCAACTGTTGTACCACCTCTATCGCTTCTTCCACCGGCGCTCTGCCACGGCGTTCCCCCCTTTCGTCCGGCAGAAGACCCACCCTCTTCCCCTCAGATGTCGCGTGACTGCATTCATGCGACTTGCCATAAATAATCCGGATGTCAACGATGTTGTGGATGAGCAAGCAAAGTAAAATATTCCTCACGATACTAAACTCGTAATtcgaaaaatttataatttcattaaTTGTCAATTTATTTCCATACAGCAGAATCAGCTCCACGATCTCGCTGCAGCATTGTCCAAAGATATCTCCCACGATGTACTTGAGGTAGTGCAGTTCGTTGCTTATCATCTTATGaaatgggggaggagggTCATGGGTCTGTTATGTACTACTTTTCGCGCTGGTGCTAAGGTAGCAgccctgttttttttttcctctgagGAGGGCTTCCCATAGGGGGGATTTGGGGGGGGTTGGCTTACTCAAATTCTATTGAGAGGAAAGCATggttaaataataaaaatgatgggACATCCCACATGGACGTAATCGATGTGAACAATGAACACGTGTTGAGCAGGCAAGTGTTCGTTTGTGCTAGGCCAAAAATATCAACAGAGAGGGGGAACTGCGCAAATCGTTGAACTGGGGAAGGTGGCCAATACGTGTGCCCCtccttaaaaatggggggagaaTCAAAATTAGGCCACCAAAAAATGGGTCACAATGGGAACAGTGAAAAACTGGTACGACAAAATGGAACGTATTTCAAcggtgggggggaggaagagaaaaaaaacactttatGCTAAACGAGTTCTCATGTGCGGAATGGCAAACGcgttgtgaaaaaaaaaaaaaaaaattcgcgtttgtataggaaaaaaaaaaatatattttttttttatacgaaTGAGAGTCATCACCctatagagaaaaaaaaaaaaaaaaaaaacgaacaaatgcATGAATAGACGAATGAATAACCCTGTGGAGGAACGACGTGGAaggcacatttttgttctcgCAAGTTTTGAAGGAAAACTGGACCGGATatacccccccccttttttcccatgtTTAGCGCCTCATGTGTGaatggcataaaaatattggaaaaaaaaattttttttatcttctaaCCAGTTCGTCTGCACTTATCGGACAAGTGAGGAGGATGGGTAGGGGTTGCCGAAAAGTAGAGTATGCCAATTTtgcgaaattaaaaaaagccacCTTGCATGTGTATATCTATCCACGCGAATGCTGCTTTTTGCCAGGCATACATATAAGTGTTTCGCGGCAGAAGTGGGCGAAGTGAACCCTTTTTTGGCTGTAAATTTTGGCCCCACCCGTCCCCCGCCTTGGCAGGGTGTTCCCCCATATAATGTCCTCTAATTTGTCAACAAGGAAATTTATTGCACCACTTTTGTGAAGCAGCTCCGTTAACGAGGGTTAGTTGAGCAGTGTCCTTAAGAGTAGCTCCACGACGTGGCGCTAAAGTGTGCtcacttttttcccctcgttcctctttttttcgtggATGTGTAGGGAGGTGCACCGGAGCGTATTGAAACAATccggatgaaaaaaaaaaataaaaaaataataaatcgAAGGGATGAACCCGCTACTGGAATATAGTAAATTacgtgcttttttttttttctcgtttgaTGTGCCGCCCACATGGGCATGGTACTTCAGCCACCCCCAACCCCCAGTATGTTTGTCCCCCCAAAAAGGTTTCCCGTTTGTTCCCCTTGCTGTACAAACAGAGAGAATCAAAGAGGCCGTTTTTAGTAAGCACCCCCTCGGCCTCAATAAGACGCTCccaaaaagtgaaaactGTGAATTtaggaaaaggggaaaggaaaagataaaGGATCCACGAGAGGACAGGATAAAGGATCCGCGAGAGGGCAGGATAAAGGGCCCAGGAAGGGCAGACATTTCAACCCCCCACAATAGAACAGCTCTGCAAAAGAGGAGCAGTCGGACCTTCTCACTTCGTCCCCGCCAGGCCTTTCCACACGAGCGCTTTAGCAATGTTGACCAATTTAATGACGCGCCTAATCGGGGGCATCCAAGTGGCAGAAATGAAAACTGGGAAAGGCAGACTTACGCAATTTCGCAAGAAGAAAAGTGCGTGACGAGTGAAGATTTGGAATTGTCCCTCGTCTGCCCCGACGAGCCGGTGCgctagaaaaaaagaaaagaaaaaaaagaaaaagaaaaagaaaaagaaaaaaaagaaaaaaaaaaaaaaaaaaatattcgacCCGTCGGACAAATCCCATTTAACGCTCACATAACGAATGATCCAAAGTGAAaggtctcttttttttcctcaaaaaattgcaaatatttACTCCTCATTTTGCAGAAAAGCAACGCAGGGATGGTAGTATACAAATATTGCTACATTTGCGAAACGGCAAAGCCCTGCTTTTGCAGTGAGGAAAGCTACGACTATGAAAAGGTAAGCACAAGCAggtatacacatgcatatatcTACCACTTGGCAACTCCGATGTTGCCATTTCTGGAAAACATAAAgacacacattttttttttattctctttgTTACTGTACTGTGCTGATTAGGATACCTCCACCTGGAatggagggaaaataaaGCCAAACATTCATTCAACTTTTAGAGATATATCAGTAAAGCTTCTTTCCCataagtgaatttttttttttcccgttggGGTTTAATCGTTCACGATgtgctctcctttttttaccccaGAACATCATAGAGGCAATTCATTcaaacaagaaaaaacaagaagGGGATAAGATT
This genomic window contains:
- a CDS encoding hypothetical protein (putative), with product MISNELHYLKYIVGDIFGQCCSEIVELILLYGNKLTINEIINFSNYEFSIVRNILLCLLIHNIVDIRIIYGKSHECSHATSEGKRVGLLPDERGERRGRAPVEEAIEVVQQLGSTAPIEAGKGDEAGEIVNVAGEVVHAGEAEEEGAPQNGPPTGDADDDAEGDAENDAEDDQAMEERRSKTNLREEMRFLTYHGSYKYMKGCSCASCICKIKRVEYWVVVNNIYALVRYSSIFYYMHPTRVKSGGTDDMSEYHHVCGTSSAVDSIPTAATATHSIMSYNFFTSDMIHDNNSSTVQEEEENSAEETSSKRDIINFIEKVILLRVIKNGRITIDACVKNLKQDDYVEVCKKEIPNIKKKKLKLIFLQFNDRTSKYDQSINYINARVDPSPYANNYAAVYHPNRNNHVGMNRVEANAQRTNSAIYSKGKTRTAHTAHPNHQGWNRTNSLLNSTQFDRNNQQHSNESFNSSNDSFLFSAVDNVNSMSGYNPVTNAYPNDSNKQGAKITRDVLGMVENAKRRKTTENEPGEKYNCRNFTNNDSFDGNLFSMSGERNRSLDPLGSSSYLNEDNNSIISSAYPGGSSYLGTNSYPGGGSSYPRSSTPFDRSNTMNVQATDRKNHTPMNRENQYEYFDPRENTTDRYTNKDNMQNDLLDYLDNRFTYFQANNEVLTILYLKQECFNFITHYYNFNEVEKGIFFFLLKNVQLSYCVEENNYKHTPSFCTFENVEKYVIANLKKKNIYMDRNVVLQNLNNLIKYPDQLVKTQCNEMITYAADFSNIKNIYKNKITTNIIENMNGSGALRIWNFLIATPEQKVNDEVISENVLIPLNDVRKKLYNLLYHGYIKCHECNNSNVNKTYIKHSLSFSTNVYYTTNKIKENLFTIAKNIYIRKLHENNEINTLHNKSNICANEVGKDPPPDLRTSQGPPSGHNVSTNQSSNTASKSHQNKKKISLTSREYAVDYLEISLINLDKLIFIFNS
- a CDS encoding hypothetical protein (putative), which produces MASCVFSKTEKKELQMLKNHFRVIHPGVTQPDKVIYKRRRGKRMRQEIYLHGNYPNYFYERYWKRKKKCEEISQGGAVTQGGAVTQGGVVTQDGAITQGGVVTQGGTITQGEDEEAKEKKEADEQCKANERICKVMEVGEGDKKPIIDDYRLTHVDNLMKGIFYGKDILDVGCNCGVTTFLLSLKYKCR